The following are encoded together in the Triticum dicoccoides isolate Atlit2015 ecotype Zavitan chromosome 6B, WEW_v2.0, whole genome shotgun sequence genome:
- the LOC119320546 gene encoding 60S ribosomal protein L28-1-like: protein MTTVPGSLVWELVKKNNCFLIKQFGNNNAKVRFSKEPNNLYNVHSYKFSSLANSKTVVVQSSAGEDKAVVLSTTKTKKQNTPAKLQHKTLMRKEFRKMAKSVKNQVLQLVVLRSHFVLQVGHNFRKV, encoded by the exons ATGACTACCGTTCCAGGGTCTCTGGTCTGGGAGCTCGTGAAGAAGAACAACTGCTTCTTGATAAAACAGTTCGGCAATAACAACGCCAAGGTGCGGTTCAGCAAGGAGCCCAACAACCTCTACAATGTCCACTCCTACAAGTTCTCAA GCTTGGCGAACAGCAAGACCGTGGTGGTCCAGTCATCAGCGGGAGAGGACAAGGCAGTTGTCCTGTCCACGACCAAGACCAAGAAGCAAAACACCCCTGCCAAGCTCCAGCACAAGACTCTGATGCGCAAGGAGTTCCGCAAGATGGCCAAGTCTGTCAAGAATCAGGTATTACAACTTGTTGTTTTGAGAAGTCACTTTGTTCTGCAAGTCGGACATAACTTCAGAAAAGTCTGA